In a genomic window of Gemmatimonadaceae bacterium:
- a CDS encoding maleylacetate reductase codes for MRFTFDALPARVVFGAGCFSQLADEVDRLEARAVLLVGSRGRGNLLERAKELLGERVAGVFDEAVMHVPAEVAERARDQAKTARADSIVCIGGGSSIGVAKAVAVTTSLPIVAIPTTYSGSEVTPIWGLTKGGIKETARDARAQPRTVIYDPELTLRLPVSVSAASGMNAIAHCVEAMYAPDGNPVTTLMAAEGIRSLVSALPLIVTAPDDLDARTLALYGAWMGGTVLGMVQMGLHHKLCHTLGGSFDLPHAETHAVLLPYTAEYNAPAAVEAMSRVAGALGASDAPAGLFELGRRLPIPRSLAELGIREDDLERAAEIAVERPYPNPRPVTREGVLSILLEAFEGVHLGNDLV; via the coding sequence ATGCGATTCACATTCGACGCGCTCCCGGCGCGCGTCGTTTTCGGCGCCGGCTGCTTTTCGCAGCTCGCCGATGAGGTCGACAGACTCGAAGCGAGAGCCGTTCTTCTGGTCGGGAGTCGCGGGCGAGGCAATCTTCTGGAGCGCGCGAAGGAGCTGCTCGGGGAAAGGGTCGCGGGGGTTTTCGACGAGGCTGTGATGCATGTTCCGGCGGAAGTTGCGGAACGTGCGCGTGATCAGGCGAAGACAGCCCGAGCTGATTCGATTGTGTGCATAGGCGGCGGCTCGTCGATCGGTGTCGCAAAGGCCGTCGCGGTCACAACGAGTCTTCCTATCGTCGCTATCCCCACTACATACAGCGGATCGGAGGTCACTCCGATCTGGGGTTTGACGAAAGGCGGAATCAAAGAGACCGCACGCGATGCGCGCGCGCAGCCGCGAACGGTGATCTACGATCCGGAGCTGACGCTGAGGCTCCCGGTCTCAGTGTCGGCCGCGAGCGGCATGAACGCGATCGCGCACTGTGTCGAAGCTATGTACGCGCCTGACGGGAATCCGGTCACGACACTGATGGCCGCGGAAGGAATACGCTCCCTGGTTTCCGCACTGCCTTTGATCGTGACCGCGCCCGACGATCTCGACGCGCGAACGCTGGCGCTTTACGGAGCGTGGATGGGAGGAACCGTGCTCGGCATGGTGCAGATGGGACTGCATCACAAGCTGTGTCACACACTCGGCGGGAGCTTCGATCTCCCGCATGCAGAGACTCACGCAGTTCTTCTTCCGTACACAGCGGAGTACAACGCTCCTGCGGCGGTCGAAGCGATGTCACGCGTAGCCGGCGCGCTGGGAGCTTCCGACGCGCCTGCGGGCTTGTTCGAGCTAGGCCGCCGACTTCCGATTCCTCGATCACTCGCGGAGCTCGGAATACGCGAAGACGATCTCGAGCGCGCGGCGGAGATTGCGGTGGAGCGACCATATCCGAATCCGAGGCCGGTTACTCGCGAGGGTGTTCTGTCGATTCTGCTCGAAGCGTTCGAGGGAGTGCACCTCGGCAACGATCTCGTTTAG
- a CDS encoding ABC transporter ATP-binding protein — protein sequence MAAEPSKKINYSRAWAEARELVWQHRRSLSIGLALMLVNRLAGLVLPASSKYLIDDVLGKNRADLLVPLGVAAGLAVLIQAVAAYALSQIVSIAAQRAISDMRKTVQSHVLHLPVSFFDSTKTGVLISRIMTDAEGVRNLVGTGLIQLTGGMVTAAIALAVLFYLNWKLTVITIVILLAFGGMMAAAFARLRPLFRDRGKLNADVTGRLAESLGGIRIVKVYVAEEREDRIFGEGIDKLFANVARTLTATSLVGAGATLIVGVIGVIMIIVGGNAILAGTMTLGGFVMYIFFIGMVAAPLVQIASIGTQITEAFAGLDRIREIREMRTEDRDDAARAPLGDVAGTVEFDHVTFSYVPGVPVLRDVSFRAAEGSTTALVGSSGSGKSTLIGLVMAFHRPDSGSVLVDGRDLASVRLQDFRSQLGVVLQDNFLFDGTIRENIAFSRPDASDEEIREVSRIAHCDEFIDRFDARYETVVGERGVKLSGGQRQRIAIARAILADPRILLLDEATSSLDSESEAMIRDGLRSLRRGRTTFVIAHRLSTIESSDQILVLEGGEIVERGAHTELIAMRGRYRQLYDRQYGLEHDLFINPGEDPTPSTPSPREELAQVVRAPSGNL from the coding sequence ATGGCTGCTGAACCGTCGAAGAAAATCAACTACAGCAGGGCGTGGGCGGAGGCGCGCGAGCTCGTCTGGCAGCACAGGCGCTCGCTTTCCATCGGCCTCGCGCTGATGCTCGTCAATCGACTCGCCGGCCTCGTGCTTCCCGCGAGCTCGAAATACCTCATCGACGACGTCCTCGGGAAAAACCGCGCTGATCTGCTGGTGCCGCTCGGGGTTGCGGCGGGCCTCGCCGTGCTGATCCAGGCTGTCGCGGCGTACGCGCTCTCGCAGATCGTGAGCATCGCCGCGCAGCGGGCCATCTCCGACATGCGGAAGACCGTTCAGTCCCACGTGCTTCACCTTCCGGTATCCTTCTTCGATTCGACCAAGACCGGCGTGCTGATCTCGCGCATCATGACGGATGCTGAAGGAGTGCGGAACCTCGTTGGCACGGGACTCATACAGCTGACTGGAGGAATGGTCACCGCGGCGATCGCTCTGGCCGTCCTGTTCTACCTCAACTGGAAGCTGACTGTGATAACAATCGTCATCCTGCTTGCTTTTGGCGGGATGATGGCTGCCGCCTTTGCGAGGCTCCGACCGTTGTTCCGCGACCGTGGAAAGCTGAACGCCGATGTCACCGGGCGCCTCGCCGAATCGCTCGGCGGTATCAGGATCGTGAAGGTCTACGTAGCGGAAGAGCGTGAAGACCGGATCTTCGGCGAAGGAATAGACAAACTGTTCGCCAACGTTGCCCGCACGCTCACGGCCACGTCGCTCGTCGGCGCCGGGGCGACGCTCATCGTCGGCGTGATCGGGGTGATAATGATCATCGTGGGCGGAAACGCAATTCTCGCCGGCACGATGACGCTCGGCGGCTTCGTCATGTACATCTTTTTCATCGGCATGGTCGCCGCGCCGCTCGTTCAGATTGCGTCCATCGGCACGCAGATCACGGAAGCCTTTGCTGGGCTCGACCGGATTCGCGAGATCCGCGAGATGCGCACGGAAGACCGCGACGACGCGGCACGCGCTCCGCTCGGCGACGTTGCCGGTACTGTCGAGTTCGACCATGTGACGTTTTCATACGTGCCCGGGGTACCCGTTCTGCGGGATGTTTCATTCCGGGCGGCGGAGGGTTCCACAACCGCGCTGGTCGGGTCGAGCGGATCGGGCAAGAGCACCCTCATCGGGCTGGTGATGGCGTTCCACAGGCCTGACAGCGGAAGTGTGCTCGTCGACGGCCGCGACCTCGCTTCAGTCAGACTGCAGGATTTCCGGTCCCAGCTCGGCGTCGTGCTTCAGGACAACTTCCTCTTCGACGGAACCATCCGCGAGAACATCGCATTCTCCCGCCCGGATGCGAGCGACGAAGAGATACGCGAAGTGAGTCGCATAGCTCACTGCGATGAATTCATCGACCGATTCGACGCTCGATACGAGACCGTCGTCGGCGAGCGCGGTGTGAAGCTTTCCGGCGGACAACGTCAGAGGATTGCGATCGCCCGGGCGATTCTTGCCGATCCGAGAATTCTGCTGCTCGACGAGGCCACATCGAGCCTCGACAGCGAGAGCGAGGCGATGATTCGTGACGGGCTGCGGTCGCTGCGTCGCGGGCGTACAACTTTTGTCATCGCTCACCGACTTTCGACAATCGAGAGCTCTGACCAGATACTCGTGCTCGAGGGCGGTGAGATCGTCGAGCGCGGAGCGCACACAGAGCTCATCGCGATGCGCGGCCGGTATCGTCAGCTCTACGACAGGCAGTACGGCCTCGAGCACGATCTGTTCATCAATCCGGGAGAAGACCCGACGCCGAGCACGCCCTCGCCGAGAGAGGAGCTGGCTCAGGTTGTTCGCGCGCCCAGCGGAAACCTGTGA
- a CDS encoding DUF4403 family protein, which yields MRLPVPAVILAATLLAACDKLDLEAPAPAVTADVDTLPALPTSTLDIPLTYDLSPVVQALENAVPKKFGNLNERHAVPGQPRMRVAFEAVRDPFKVSLDGQVAHLTAVIHYAGRGWYKAPVVPEVSGSCGAEGVRPRARIQVTSALSLTQGWRLRGKTRIAGVEPYSSANRDKCRVTVFNISVTGRVIEATRNLLNDKRGLVDQKIASIDIRSRFEGWWHLLQRPIPLTDSVWLLLNPSAVRMGETVGVKRTLVTALGFSASPRVVTGRKPPTVETPLPPLYPAAVGDGLHILMEGVVDYALATRLLEKGLVGKIVEGKGQTLVVKNVRLFGIGGGRLALELEFGGTVSGRIYFIGTPKYDPARNELFVPDLDYDAGSANLLVSGFEWLKHDQVRDYFRSHARWSVGDIVQQGTDQLSKGLNRELAPGVKLSADVKRVQALSVNARRDAIRVRAQADANARLTVKQDTR from the coding sequence GTGCGACTACCTGTCCCCGCCGTAATCCTTGCCGCCACGCTGCTGGCCGCATGCGACAAGCTCGACCTGGAGGCGCCGGCACCGGCTGTTACGGCGGACGTCGACACGCTCCCGGCGTTGCCGACGTCCACTCTCGACATTCCATTGACGTACGATCTCTCGCCCGTCGTTCAGGCCCTCGAGAACGCCGTGCCGAAGAAGTTCGGCAACCTCAACGAGCGACACGCGGTTCCCGGGCAGCCGCGAATGCGCGTTGCGTTCGAGGCCGTGCGGGACCCATTCAAGGTTTCGCTCGACGGGCAGGTCGCGCACCTCACAGCAGTGATTCATTACGCCGGCAGAGGGTGGTACAAGGCACCGGTTGTCCCCGAGGTCAGCGGCTCCTGTGGCGCGGAAGGCGTGAGACCGCGCGCGAGAATCCAGGTCACGTCGGCGCTCAGTCTCACCCAGGGGTGGAGGCTCCGCGGCAAGACGCGAATCGCCGGTGTCGAGCCGTACAGCAGCGCCAACAGGGATAAATGCCGGGTGACGGTCTTCAACATCAGTGTTACCGGCCGGGTGATTGAGGCGACGCGGAATCTTCTGAACGACAAGCGTGGGCTGGTCGACCAGAAGATCGCATCCATCGATATCCGGAGCCGTTTCGAAGGCTGGTGGCATCTGCTGCAACGCCCGATTCCGCTCACGGACAGCGTTTGGCTGTTGCTCAATCCGAGCGCGGTCCGCATGGGCGAGACCGTCGGCGTGAAGCGCACCCTCGTCACCGCGCTCGGATTCTCGGCATCCCCTCGCGTCGTTACCGGCCGAAAGCCGCCAACGGTCGAGACTCCGCTTCCTCCGCTTTATCCAGCCGCAGTGGGAGACGGTCTTCACATCCTGATGGAGGGCGTCGTCGATTACGCGCTCGCGACGCGCCTGCTGGAGAAGGGGCTTGTCGGCAAGATCGTCGAGGGGAAGGGACAGACGCTCGTTGTGAAGAACGTACGACTCTTCGGGATCGGAGGGGGACGGCTTGCCCTCGAGCTGGAGTTTGGCGGCACGGTTTCGGGCCGCATCTACTTCATCGGCACTCCGAAATACGATCCGGCGAGAAACGAGCTGTTCGTCCCCGATCTCGATTACGACGCAGGCTCGGCGAATCTTCTGGTGAGCGGCTTCGAATGGCTGAAGCACGACCAGGTTCGGGACTATTTTCGCTCGCACGCGAGGTGGTCGGTGGGCGACATAGTTCAGCAAGGGACGGACCAGCTCTCGAAGGGCCTCAACCGTGAGCTGGCGCCGGGAGTCAAGCTCTCAGCCGACGTGAAAAGGGTTCAGGCTCTTTCGGTGAACGCGCGACGCGACGCAATCCGCGTTCGCGCGCAGGCGGATGCCAACGCGCGACTCACAGTGAAACAGGACACCAGGTGA
- a CDS encoding M48 family metallopeptidase: protein MLGAMSETGSAVTADLSKYRGGRGNLFAQQEANRKASRRLVAGFIIFLAWLGFGGDLIWYLWSSGAAGERAAQGLPPSVHMFPGLGILLLMIAGGMAWWGYRFGATTLVKATGGRELTEPATEAERKLVNVVDEMTIASGVPRPRIWLIPEPAPNAFATGVHLNDSHIAVTEGLLETCTRDELQAVVAHEMGHVANLDVRLMTLLTALVGGVAVVHEAAFRWMRFGGGRSRSRSNGDSKGAGILVIVLLVVWIISWVIAPLVTRYMAMRVGRSREFLADAMSAQFTRNPAALADALVKIGGSTVKPKAIPKSSAQLCIVDPFHSLWDEKEGRLANLMATHPPLRDRVARLRVMAYQPEFESTAPPATAEISS from the coding sequence ATGTTGGGGGCAATGAGCGAAACCGGGAGTGCGGTCACTGCCGACCTGTCAAAATACCGCGGCGGCCGCGGGAATCTGTTCGCCCAACAGGAGGCGAACAGGAAGGCCAGCCGCCGCCTTGTAGCGGGATTTATCATCTTCCTCGCATGGCTGGGCTTCGGCGGCGACCTCATCTGGTACCTGTGGTCGTCCGGTGCTGCCGGAGAGCGAGCCGCTCAGGGTTTGCCCCCCTCGGTGCACATGTTTCCCGGACTTGGCATCCTGCTCCTGATGATTGCCGGCGGAATGGCATGGTGGGGATACCGGTTCGGCGCAACGACGCTGGTCAAAGCAACCGGGGGGCGCGAGCTGACCGAGCCCGCAACGGAAGCGGAGCGAAAACTCGTGAACGTCGTGGACGAGATGACGATCGCTTCAGGCGTGCCGCGTCCGCGGATCTGGCTCATTCCTGAGCCGGCCCCCAACGCGTTCGCAACCGGCGTCCATCTCAACGATTCCCATATCGCCGTCACCGAAGGACTTCTCGAAACGTGTACGCGTGACGAGCTGCAGGCGGTGGTCGCACACGAAATGGGTCATGTGGCGAATCTCGACGTTCGGCTGATGACGCTCCTGACGGCGCTGGTTGGAGGCGTCGCCGTGGTACATGAGGCAGCATTCCGGTGGATGCGCTTCGGCGGCGGCCGCTCGCGGTCACGCTCGAACGGCGACAGCAAGGGCGCGGGAATTCTCGTGATCGTGCTGCTCGTCGTCTGGATAATCAGCTGGGTGATTGCGCCGCTGGTGACACGCTACATGGCGATGAGGGTCGGCCGCTCACGCGAATTTCTGGCCGACGCCATGAGCGCCCAATTCACGCGTAACCCCGCCGCGCTGGCGGATGCTCTCGTCAAGATCGGGGGATCAACAGTGAAGCCGAAGGCAATCCCCAAGAGCTCGGCGCAGCTGTGCATCGTGGATCCTTTCCACTCTCTCTGGGATGAGAAGGAAGGGCGGCTGGCGAATCTCATGGCGACGCATCCGCCGCTTCGCGACCGGGTCGCCCGCCTGCGCGTTATGGCCTATCAACCCGAGTTTGAATCCACCGCTCCGCCGGCGACTGCAGAGATATCGTCCTGA
- a CDS encoding class I SAM-dependent methyltransferase has protein sequence MGRIKRAIHKVLFSQKSFELFQRHGINVTRHHFYNPIPDTQALAADEAMWEEEAKLAGVDLNVEKQLQLLSDVFPRFQHEYDFPLNKTATPHEYFINNGAFGLVSAAVLHGMIRHFSPRTIIEVGSGNSTYVSARASLMNAADGHSTKLIAIEPYPKRVLKKGFPGLAELIRKKVEHVGADFFTQLEAGDILFIDSSHVVRMGGDVNLLFLEVLPTLKKGVVVHIHDIFLPHHYPKDWVVRKQNFWTEQYLLQAFLIGNRDFEVLWCGSYVYSKHPEKLKSAFPPPNGLGFGDNYFSSSFWMRKVD, from the coding sequence ATGGGCAGGATCAAGCGCGCCATCCACAAGGTCCTGTTCTCCCAGAAATCCTTCGAGTTGTTTCAGCGCCACGGCATCAACGTGACGCGACATCATTTCTATAATCCCATCCCGGACACCCAGGCTCTGGCCGCAGACGAGGCGATGTGGGAAGAGGAAGCAAAGCTCGCGGGCGTCGATCTGAACGTGGAAAAACAATTACAGCTGCTCAGTGATGTTTTTCCACGATTCCAGCATGAATACGACTTCCCGTTGAACAAGACTGCGACGCCGCATGAATACTTCATCAACAACGGCGCGTTCGGGCTCGTATCAGCCGCCGTGCTGCACGGGATGATTCGGCATTTCTCTCCGCGAACGATCATCGAGGTAGGATCGGGAAACTCGACATACGTGTCGGCACGAGCGAGTCTCATGAATGCCGCGGATGGACACTCCACAAAGCTGATCGCGATCGAGCCATATCCGAAACGCGTATTGAAAAAGGGATTTCCCGGCTTGGCGGAGCTGATTCGCAAGAAAGTGGAACATGTGGGAGCAGATTTCTTTACTCAGCTCGAGGCCGGTGACATTCTTTTCATCGACTCGAGCCATGTCGTCCGCATGGGCGGCGACGTAAACCTTCTCTTTCTGGAAGTGCTTCCGACGCTGAAGAAGGGAGTCGTTGTCCACATTCACGATATTTTCCTCCCCCACCATTACCCGAAGGATTGGGTAGTGCGAAAGCAGAACTTCTGGACCGAACAATACCTCCTGCAGGCCTTTTTGATTGGAAACAGAGATTTCGAAGTGTTGTGGTGCGGCAGCTATGTCTATTCGAAGCATCCGGAGAAGCTGAAATCAGCATTTCCGCCTCCGAATGGGTTGGGATTTGGTGACAACTATTTCTCGAGCAGTTTCTGGATGAGAAAAGTTGACTGA
- a CDS encoding glycoside hydrolase domain-containing protein, protein MTKLKMVATLTLAIPLLVVPYDFSRTLSDPVTEVGDAITAASEQIVSNVQRTSYLGFDTYSYPGDEAMRAWRDESVPYEWVGYYLPSPCHRSDSWSGTREKLTGMGWGLAVIYVGQQAWAKVPPKKIVRTKYVTKRVKVTTRRNGKRVTRYVRKRVPVKVVTYARAKQGSNCSTRFVSGARGHIDARDAITRTAAEGFPRGTVIFLDIERMDSVPKSMRDYYKSWTASVLADGRYRPGFYTHNHNAKLVYRDVSRVFVSAAISAEPQFWIAGSRGFSEDSEPHEVGHSFANVWQGVLDVVQTHNGVKLPIDVNVASVPSPSSHQYALTD, encoded by the coding sequence ATGACAAAGCTCAAGATGGTCGCGACGCTCACGCTCGCAATTCCGCTCCTCGTCGTTCCCTACGACTTCTCGCGTACGCTCAGCGATCCCGTCACTGAAGTCGGTGACGCGATTACTGCTGCATCCGAGCAGATCGTCAGCAACGTTCAGCGCACGAGCTATCTCGGGTTCGACACGTACTCGTATCCGGGTGACGAAGCGATGCGCGCCTGGCGCGACGAGAGTGTTCCCTACGAGTGGGTCGGGTATTACCTGCCGTCCCCTTGCCACAGGAGCGATTCGTGGTCGGGCACGCGCGAGAAGCTCACCGGCATGGGTTGGGGACTCGCCGTGATCTACGTCGGGCAGCAGGCGTGGGCCAAAGTCCCGCCAAAGAAGATCGTCAGGACGAAGTACGTCACGAAAAGGGTCAAGGTCACCACTCGACGAAACGGCAAGCGCGTCACGAGATACGTTCGGAAGCGCGTTCCGGTCAAAGTCGTGACGTACGCTCGCGCGAAGCAAGGCTCGAACTGCTCGACTCGTTTCGTAAGTGGTGCGCGAGGGCATATCGATGCACGCGACGCAATTACACGCACAGCCGCCGAGGGATTCCCCAGGGGCACCGTGATATTCCTCGACATCGAGCGAATGGACTCGGTCCCGAAGTCGATGCGCGACTACTACAAGTCGTGGACGGCAAGCGTGCTCGCGGACGGCCGCTACCGCCCGGGATTCTACACACACAACCACAACGCGAAGCTCGTGTACCGCGACGTTTCGCGGGTGTTCGTCTCCGCGGCGATTTCCGCTGAGCCGCAATTCTGGATAGCCGGCTCGCGCGGATTTTCCGAGGACAGCGAGCCGCACGAAGTAGGGCATTCGTTCGCCAACGTCTGGCAGGGCGTCCTCGACGTGGTGCAAACGCACAACGGCGTGAAGCTCCCGATCGACGTCAACGTAGCCAGCGTACCGTCACCCTCCTCGCACCAGTACGCTCTGACCGACTAG
- a CDS encoding M20/M25/M40 family metallo-hydrolase has translation MSRAELFEHFSYTSNHMPTTSQLIRSIALLLIASPLAAAGQSLSPAERRMQSYVEQHVAEQIAFVGRVVDIGSGTMNHAGVRAVGEEFARELRSLGFETRWVSLPDSVKRAGHLFAEHKARKPRKGRRLLLLGHLDTVFEGEGQKWTILDDSTAKGAGSSDMKGGDAVILYALKAMAAAGTLEDTDIIVALMGDEELAGEPFSVSRAALIDAAKRSDAVLAFEEDAGKATVARRGWSSWLLTVSAKPSHSQGIFSAASGYGAVYEAARILNAFRETMAGEQYLTFNPGVIVGGTNVAYDTTLNSGTASGKLNIIPKTVQVQGDLRFLTLEQLHKARSRMREIVATNLAGTSAAITFSVESPPMPPTPGNYALLATLDTVTRALGMGPTEALDPGLRGAGDISFVASYVDALDGLGPVGNAGHTPDETVNLKSIPRATVRAAVLINRLAHTRKASVR, from the coding sequence ATGAGCCGCGCTGAATTGTTCGAGCACTTCTCCTACACATCGAATCACATGCCGACTACGTCACAGTTAATACGATCAATCGCACTGCTGCTGATCGCTTCTCCGTTGGCCGCTGCTGGGCAGTCGCTCTCGCCCGCCGAACGCAGGATGCAGAGTTACGTGGAGCAGCACGTTGCGGAGCAGATCGCGTTTGTCGGGCGGGTGGTCGACATCGGCTCCGGCACGATGAATCACGCCGGCGTCCGCGCAGTGGGCGAAGAATTCGCGCGCGAGCTTCGTTCACTCGGATTCGAGACGCGCTGGGTTTCGCTCCCCGATTCAGTGAAGCGCGCGGGTCATCTGTTCGCCGAGCACAAGGCGCGCAAACCGAGGAAGGGCCGGCGGCTGCTCCTTCTCGGCCACCTCGATACGGTGTTCGAGGGCGAGGGGCAGAAATGGACAATACTCGACGACTCCACGGCGAAGGGCGCCGGCTCGAGCGACATGAAGGGCGGCGACGCCGTCATTCTTTATGCACTGAAGGCCATGGCGGCAGCCGGAACGCTCGAGGACACCGACATCATTGTGGCCCTGATGGGCGACGAAGAGCTTGCGGGCGAGCCATTCAGCGTTTCGCGGGCCGCCCTGATCGACGCCGCAAAGCGGAGCGATGCGGTCCTCGCATTCGAAGAGGATGCCGGCAAAGCGACGGTCGCGCGCCGCGGGTGGAGCTCGTGGCTACTCACCGTGAGCGCCAAGCCGTCGCACTCACAGGGAATCTTCTCGGCGGCCTCAGGCTACGGCGCGGTTTACGAGGCCGCGCGCATCCTCAACGCTTTTCGTGAAACTATGGCGGGCGAGCAGTACCTGACATTCAATCCCGGCGTGATCGTTGGCGGAACGAACGTGGCGTACGATACGACACTCAATTCTGGAACTGCCTCGGGGAAGCTCAACATCATTCCGAAGACAGTTCAGGTGCAGGGCGACCTGAGGTTTCTAACGCTCGAGCAGCTCCACAAAGCACGCAGCCGGATGCGCGAGATCGTGGCTACGAATCTCGCGGGAACTTCGGCGGCTATCACATTCTCAGTGGAGTCGCCACCAATGCCTCCCACTCCCGGTAACTATGCGCTTCTGGCGACGCTGGATACCGTGACGCGCGCGTTGGGCATGGGACCGACCGAAGCGCTGGACCCGGGGCTTCGCGGCGCCGGCGATATCTCATTCGTCGCGAGCTACGTCGACGCGCTTGACGGTCTCGGACCGGTTGGCAATGCGGGGCACACTCCTGACGAGACGGTCAACCTGAAGTCGATTCCTCGAGCGACCGTGAGAGCTGCTGTACTGATCAACCGACTCGCTCATACCAGGAAGGCATCTGTGCGCTAG
- a CDS encoding LemA family protein: MSGLLLLIIVVVVAFFGIGAYNKLISLKNQVQNAWKQIDVQLKRRHDLIPNLINTVKGAMNFERETLEAVVAARNTAIAASTSGSVPATLAAETQLTGALSRLLAVVEAYPDLKATGNVAQLQEELTATENKIGFSRQLYNDTATQYNTAQQTFPTMLFAGMAGATQVPLWEITDELERAVPQVDLSSGPPRQSLQGKAGQRSLESPSDADV; encoded by the coding sequence ATGTCTGGCCTGTTGCTGCTCATCATCGTCGTCGTCGTCGCGTTCTTCGGAATTGGAGCATACAACAAGCTCATCTCGCTCAAGAACCAGGTACAGAACGCGTGGAAGCAGATCGACGTTCAGCTCAAACGCCGTCACGACCTGATCCCGAATCTGATCAACACAGTGAAGGGCGCGATGAACTTCGAGCGTGAAACGCTCGAAGCAGTCGTTGCGGCACGCAATACCGCAATTGCCGCGTCAACTTCCGGCAGCGTTCCTGCAACCTTGGCCGCGGAGACGCAGCTCACGGGCGCGCTCAGCCGTCTTCTCGCCGTTGTCGAAGCGTACCCGGACCTGAAAGCAACCGGCAACGTCGCTCAGCTGCAGGAGGAGCTCACGGCGACTGAGAACAAGATTGGCTTCTCCCGCCAGCTCTACAACGACACAGCGACGCAGTACAACACAGCGCAGCAGACTTTTCCGACGATGCTTTTCGCGGGAATGGCGGGTGCGACTCAGGTTCCGTTGTGGGAGATCACCGATGAGCTCGAGCGAGCGGTGCCGCAGGTCGATCTATCTTCGGGTCCTCCGCGGCAATCACTTCAGGGGAAGGCCGGCCAGCGGTCGCTCGAGTCACCCTCCGACGCCGACGTGTGA
- a CDS encoding dienelactone hydrolase family protein: MRSRDPATSPHRGQPVRTAGATLESAKAAMVMLHGRGATAESILTLVQAIDTAGFAYLALQAAGNTWYPNSFLSPIASNEPGITSGLAAIDDLLKRIVDAGIPLERTMLLGFSQGACLSLEYAARHARRYGGLAGLSGGLIGPDDTPRNYPGSFDGTPIFLGCSDADFHIPAQRVHESARVLRKMGADVTMKLYPGMDHIVNEDEVQKVREMMAAVLADA; the protein is encoded by the coding sequence ATGAGATCGCGCGATCCAGCCACCTCGCCCCATCGGGGACAGCCCGTCCGCACCGCGGGGGCGACGCTCGAATCCGCCAAGGCGGCGATGGTGATGCTGCATGGTCGCGGCGCGACAGCCGAAAGCATTCTGACGCTCGTTCAGGCGATCGACACGGCGGGATTTGCTTACCTCGCCCTGCAGGCAGCGGGGAATACCTGGTATCCGAATTCTTTCCTTTCTCCTATTGCTTCAAACGAACCCGGTATTACTTCCGGATTGGCGGCGATCGACGACCTGCTGAAGCGGATTGTGGACGCCGGCATTCCGCTCGAGCGGACGATGCTGCTCGGTTTCTCACAGGGCGCCTGCCTCTCGCTCGAGTACGCCGCCCGTCACGCGCGCCGATATGGCGGCTTAGCAGGCCTGAGCGGCGGCCTGATCGGTCCTGATGACACGCCGCGAAACTATCCCGGATCCTTCGACGGCACTCCGATCTTTCTCGGCTGCAGCGACGCGGATTTTCATATTCCCGCTCAGCGCGTTCACGAATCCGCGCGCGTCCTCCGGAAGATGGGCGCCGACGTGACGATGAAGCTCTATCCCGGAATGGATCACATCGTCAACGAAGATGAAGTGCAGAAGGTCCGCGAGATGATGGCAGCTGTTCTCGCCGACGCTTAG